A genomic stretch from Nodosilinea sp. PGN35 includes:
- a CDS encoding ABC transporter substrate-binding protein produces the protein MTRINRRSLLQGAVGFTAGLAASACTQAVRQGGSAPSGGAAAQAANVERVVDPASLERSSIRVGYVPVNDCAPFAVAQAKGFFYKYGLSVTLNREASWGTSRDGVIFGRLDASPVVSGAVTNARIGAEGARSAPMCAAMTIHRHGNAMTMNSAMWEAGLRPWREYGGDLDAFGRDFRNYFAGLSPDRRVWAVVLSSAIYEYFIRYLAAAAGINPLEEFRVIIIPPPQMVTNVRIGAMQAYMVAEPWNTRAITGNEGVGFTFAHGKEVWRGHPDRVLAVMEDFINENPNTYRSLVKAMIEACQYCDDPANRSEVAEIISDRAFTGAPPKFTEPALVGNYNYGGFDGQDRTVQMPDSTLFFDLPDDLPQPANDHSTFLWQSQSIWLMTQATRWGQIAEFPTDAEAKARQAWRTDLYREIAAELGIACPAEDYKVEPGEVFIDGIAYDPSDPVGYLNSFDIRAKRPQKIFMG, from the coding sequence ATGACCAGGATCAATCGGCGATCGCTCCTCCAGGGGGCGGTCGGATTTACAGCGGGGCTGGCAGCCTCGGCCTGCACTCAAGCAGTGCGCCAGGGTGGTTCAGCACCCAGCGGCGGCGCGGCAGCCCAGGCGGCCAATGTCGAGCGGGTGGTAGACCCCGCCAGTCTGGAGCGCTCCAGCATTCGGGTAGGCTACGTGCCCGTGAATGACTGTGCCCCCTTCGCCGTGGCCCAGGCAAAGGGCTTCTTCTACAAGTACGGGCTCAGCGTCACCCTCAACCGCGAAGCCAGCTGGGGCACCTCCCGCGACGGCGTGATTTTTGGCCGTCTGGATGCCTCGCCCGTGGTGTCGGGGGCTGTGACCAATGCCCGCATCGGTGCAGAGGGGGCTCGCAGCGCCCCCATGTGTGCGGCCATGACCATTCACCGCCACGGCAACGCCATGACTATGAACTCCGCTATGTGGGAGGCGGGTCTGCGCCCCTGGCGCGAGTACGGGGGTGACTTAGACGCCTTTGGCCGCGACTTTCGCAACTACTTTGCTGGGCTATCTCCCGATCGCCGGGTGTGGGCGGTGGTGCTGAGTTCGGCCATCTACGAATACTTTATTCGCTATCTGGCGGCGGCAGCGGGGATTAATCCCCTGGAAGAATTCCGCGTCATCATTATTCCGCCGCCGCAGATGGTGACCAATGTGCGGATTGGGGCGATGCAGGCCTACATGGTGGCCGAACCCTGGAACACCCGCGCCATTACCGGCAACGAGGGCGTGGGCTTTACCTTTGCCCACGGCAAAGAAGTGTGGCGCGGCCACCCCGACCGGGTGCTGGCGGTGATGGAAGACTTCATCAACGAGAACCCCAACACCTACCGCTCCCTGGTCAAGGCCATGATCGAGGCCTGCCAATACTGCGACGACCCGGCCAACCGATCCGAGGTGGCAGAAATCATCTCCGATCGCGCCTTTACCGGGGCACCGCCCAAGTTCACCGAGCCTGCCCTGGTGGGCAACTACAACTACGGCGGCTTCGACGGCCAGGATCGCACCGTGCAAATGCCCGACAGTACCCTTTTCTTTGACCTGCCCGACGATCTGCCCCAGCCCGCCAACGACCACTCCACCTTTCTGTGGCAGTCGCAGTCGATTTGGCTGATGACCCAGGCCACCCGCTGGGGGCAGATTGCCGAGTTTCCGACGGATGCCGAGGCCAAGGCCCGCCAGGCTTGGCGCACCGATCTCTACCGCGAGATCGCCGCTGAGCTGGGTATTGCCTGTCCCGCCGAGGATTACAAGGTGGAGCCGGGGGAGGTGTTTATCGACGGCATCGCCTACGACCCCAGCGACCCGGTGGGCTACTTAAACAGCTTTGATATCCGGGCGAAGCGACCGCAGAAGATCTTTATGGGGTGA
- a CDS encoding YdcF family protein, with amino-acid sequence MVDLSACQITSAGDFTRSLWRLLSLLLHPHLVLPVLAVTIVAPWIVRPRRWKRRISLAGVLLVLLYSLGLSPLGTQLGGKGLALLIPQDSGQPADAIVVLGRGRDFRPSRVQVAAELWRQQRAPLIFASGRGDATEIGQMLEAVGVPTAAIDGEPCSGTTNENALFTAALLQPQGIRRLILVTDPPHMARSLLTFRSLGFEVNPHPSPVPNGLGDRSQRFLVLREWAGLIGYGMMGRYFARATGEVGFGA; translated from the coding sequence GTGGTTGATCTATCGGCCTGCCAAATCACATCGGCGGGTGACTTCACGCGATCGCTCTGGCGATTGCTCAGTCTGCTCCTCCATCCGCACCTGGTGCTACCGGTGCTGGCGGTGACGATCGTTGCCCCCTGGATTGTGCGCCCCCGCCGCTGGAAGCGCCGCATCAGTCTGGCCGGGGTGCTGCTGGTGCTGCTCTACAGTCTCGGCCTGTCTCCCCTGGGCACTCAGCTAGGCGGTAAAGGTCTGGCGCTGCTGATTCCCCAGGATAGCGGCCAGCCCGCTGACGCCATTGTGGTGCTGGGCCGCGGGCGAGACTTTCGCCCCAGCCGGGTGCAGGTGGCCGCCGAACTGTGGCGGCAGCAGCGGGCACCCCTGATCTTTGCCAGCGGACGCGGCGATGCCACAGAAATCGGCCAAATGCTGGAAGCCGTCGGAGTACCCACCGCCGCCATCGACGGTGAACCCTGCTCGGGCACCACTAACGAAAACGCCCTGTTTACCGCCGCGCTGCTGCAACCCCAGGGCATCAGGCGGTTAATTTTGGTCACCGACCCGCCCCACATGGCGCGATCGCTGCTCACCTTCCGCAGCCTGGGGTTTGAGGTCAACCCCCACCCCAGCCCGGTGCCCAACGGCCTGGGCGACCGCAGCCAGCGGTTTTTGGTGCTGCGCGAGTGGGCCGGGCTGATCGGCTACGGCATGATGGGCCGATATTTTGCCCGGGCAACGGGGGAGGTGGGGTTTGGGGCGTAG
- a CDS encoding aspartate carbamoyltransferase catalytic subunit: protein MASASWNRRHVLSLADFTAAEFETVMETAVSFWQVLSRRTRKVPALQGLVVTNMFFEPSTRTRSSFELAAKRLSADVLNFAPGTSSLTKGETILDTAKTYLAMGTNLMVIRHQEAGVPGAIAAEMDRLHTGVGVLNGGDGLHAHPSQALLDLFTLGLTLNPEQPTASLIKGKKIALVGDILHSRVARSNLWCLTACGAEVHLAAPPTLLPPGFADAFITQSPIDIPRAIVQHSTLAPALEGADFVMTLRLQKERMAQHRLPSLREYHQGFGVTRDRLQACQPTVKVLHPGPVNRGVEISSDVMDDPELSLIGDQVTSGVAVRMALLYLMGVGEKGG from the coding sequence ATGGCGAGTGCTTCCTGGAATCGACGACACGTGCTGTCGCTGGCGGATTTTACGGCGGCGGAGTTTGAAACGGTGATGGAGACGGCGGTGAGCTTTTGGCAGGTGCTGTCGCGCCGCACCCGTAAGGTGCCCGCCCTGCAGGGGTTGGTGGTCACCAACATGTTTTTTGAGCCCTCTACCCGCACCCGCAGCAGCTTTGAACTGGCCGCCAAGCGGCTGTCGGCGGACGTGCTCAACTTTGCCCCCGGCACCTCATCGCTGACCAAAGGTGAAACCATTCTAGACACCGCCAAGACCTACCTGGCCATGGGCACCAACCTGATGGTGATTCGCCACCAGGAGGCGGGGGTGCCGGGGGCGATCGCCGCCGAAATGGATCGGCTGCACACCGGGGTCGGCGTGCTCAACGGTGGTGACGGGCTGCACGCCCACCCTTCCCAGGCCCTGCTCGATCTATTCACGCTGGGGCTGACCCTAAATCCGGAACAACCCACGGCATCCCTAATAAAAGGCAAGAAAATTGCCCTGGTGGGCGATATTCTCCACTCCCGCGTGGCCCGCTCCAACCTCTGGTGCCTGACCGCCTGCGGCGCGGAGGTGCACCTGGCGGCACCCCCCACCCTGCTGCCTCCCGGCTTCGCCGACGCCTTTATTACCCAGTCGCCCATCGATATTCCCCGCGCCATTGTGCAGCACAGCACCCTGGCCCCAGCCCTGGAGGGGGCCGACTTTGTCATGACCCTGCGCCTGCAAAAGGAGCGTATGGCCCAGCACCGGCTGCCCAGCCTGCGGGAATACCACCAGGGGTTTGGGGTAACGCGCGATCGCCTCCAAGCTTGCCAGCCCACCGTCAAAGTGCTGCACCCCGGCCCGGTAAATCGCGGCGTCGAGATCAGCTCCGATGTCATGGATGACCCGGAGTTAAGCCTGATTGGCGACCAGGTCACCAGCGGCGTCGCCGTGCGGATGGCGCTGCTGTACTTGATGGGGGTGGGGGAGAAGGGAGGATGA
- a CDS encoding ATP-binding protein → MGEPQERKVAVLFNDISERKRVEDDRKRAEQDLRESEEWARLAIQVAKLGGWRLHLDTSLVEMDERMREIWGEPEDVVMVPLPQVLERMHPEDRERVAAEVNAAIDPQSTGTYETEYRIVWNDGTERWVLAKGQAQFEGGGEFRRTVDFFGTLLDITDRKQAEVEREQLLQREQAAREEAEQANRIKDEFLAVLSHELRSPLNPILGWSSLLLSGKLDTAKTAHALTTIQRNARLQSELIEDLLDVSRILRGKLNLNVGPVNLANKIRGAMETVQLAAEAKAIDLRFTSLDFGLENQDTLSSGAAAHGAVQKQTCMVWGDSTRLQQVVWNLLSNAVKFTPEGGRVDIYLERVDACAQVTVSDTGQGIKPDFLPYMFDYFRQADGTTTRKFGGLGLGLAIVRHLVELHGGTVRADSLGEGQGATFTIRLPLLQAPLQVNQNQRSPQQALDLSGIKILVVDDEPDTRDLVAFVLEQQGAQVVAAASAREALLALPQAQPDVLLSDIGMPEMDGYMLIRQVRALAPPEGGQIPAIALTAYAGDTNQQQVVAAGFQKHISKPIDPKVLVHAIAQLIHSR, encoded by the coding sequence ATGGGTGAGCCCCAGGAGCGCAAGGTGGCCGTTCTCTTCAACGACATCAGCGAGCGCAAGCGCGTCGAAGACGATCGCAAACGGGCAGAACAGGATCTGCGGGAAAGCGAGGAGTGGGCGCGCTTAGCAATTCAGGTTGCCAAACTGGGCGGCTGGCGGCTGCATCTAGATACCAGCCTGGTTGAGATGGACGAGCGGATGCGGGAAATTTGGGGAGAACCAGAGGATGTGGTGATGGTGCCGCTGCCGCAGGTTTTGGAGCGGATGCACCCGGAGGATCGCGAACGGGTTGCGGCTGAGGTGAATGCGGCGATCGATCCTCAATCCACCGGCACCTATGAGACTGAGTACCGCATTGTGTGGAACGATGGCACCGAGCGGTGGGTGCTCGCCAAAGGCCAGGCCCAGTTTGAGGGGGGAGGAGAGTTTCGCCGCACGGTGGATTTTTTTGGCACACTGCTGGATATTACCGATCGCAAACAGGCAGAAGTCGAGCGAGAGCAGCTGCTACAACGGGAGCAAGCGGCCCGAGAAGAGGCCGAACAGGCTAACCGCATTAAAGACGAATTTTTGGCGGTGCTATCCCATGAACTCAGGTCGCCCCTCAATCCCATTCTCGGCTGGTCTTCACTGTTGCTGAGCGGCAAGCTCGATACCGCTAAAACAGCCCACGCCCTGACAACCATTCAGCGCAACGCCAGGCTTCAGTCAGAGCTGATTGAAGACCTGCTGGATGTATCGCGAATTTTGCGCGGCAAGCTAAACCTCAACGTCGGGCCGGTCAACCTGGCCAACAAGATTCGAGGCGCGATGGAAACAGTACAGCTGGCAGCAGAAGCCAAAGCGATCGATTTGCGATTTACGAGTTTAGATTTCGGCCTGGAGAACCAGGACACACTATCCTCCGGCGCAGCGGCCCACGGCGCTGTCCAAAAGCAAACCTGTATGGTTTGGGGAGATTCCACCCGATTGCAGCAGGTGGTCTGGAATTTGCTCTCCAATGCCGTAAAATTCACCCCCGAGGGGGGGCGGGTCGATATCTACCTCGAACGGGTTGACGCCTGTGCTCAGGTCACGGTCAGCGATACAGGTCAGGGCATCAAACCCGATTTTTTGCCCTATATGTTTGACTACTTCCGCCAGGCCGATGGCACCACTACCCGAAAGTTTGGCGGCCTGGGATTAGGTCTGGCGATTGTGCGGCATCTGGTTGAACTGCATGGCGGCACCGTTAGGGCCGACAGCTTAGGCGAGGGGCAGGGCGCAACCTTTACCATTCGCCTTCCCCTCTTGCAGGCTCCCCTACAGGTAAACCAGAATCAGCGATCGCCCCAGCAGGCCCTCGATCTGAGCGGCATTAAAATTTTGGTGGTGGACGACGAACCCGACACCCGAGACCTAGTGGCCTTTGTGCTCGAACAGCAGGGGGCACAGGTGGTAGCCGCCGCCTCTGCCCGCGAGGCACTGCTGGCTTTGCCTCAGGCCCAGCCCGATGTGCTGCTGAGCGATATCGGTATGCCAGAGATGGACGGATACATGCTAATCCGGCAGGTAAGAGCGTTAGCCCCCCCAGAGGGGGGGCAGATTCCGGCGATCGCCCTCACCGCCTACGCGGGCGACACCAATCAACAGCAGGTGGTTGCCGCCGGCTTCCAAAAGCACATCTCAAAACCCATTGATCCTAAGGTGCTGGTGCATGCGATCGCCCAGCTCATTCACTCTCGCTAG
- a CDS encoding universal stress protein, whose product MNYQNILMALDRTAASDRVFDHALGLAQSSHGQLRLVHSLTVKPYENLGKLIDAGVGLQSSTRVQHEEETAQLHQIQEARSWLEQLRTEAQHHVSTDFVCEIADPGPFICQLAQAWGADVVVVGNSGKRGLKKLVLGSVSDYVANHAPCSVMVVPNDPSLEVEVLSR is encoded by the coding sequence ATGAACTACCAAAACATCCTGATGGCCCTTGATCGCACGGCGGCCTCCGATCGCGTCTTTGACCATGCCCTAGGGCTAGCCCAGTCTTCCCACGGGCAACTGCGCCTGGTTCACAGCCTCACCGTCAAACCCTACGAAAACCTGGGAAAGCTGATCGATGCTGGCGTAGGCCTGCAAAGCTCTACCAGGGTGCAGCACGAGGAGGAGACGGCCCAGCTCCACCAGATACAGGAGGCCCGCAGCTGGCTAGAGCAGCTGCGCACCGAGGCCCAACACCACGTCTCAACCGATTTTGTCTGTGAAATAGCCGACCCTGGCCCCTTTATTTGCCAACTGGCCCAGGCCTGGGGAGCCGATGTGGTAGTGGTGGGCAACAGCGGCAAGCGGGGCTTAAAAAAGCTCGTTCTAGGCAGCGTCAGTGACTACGTGGCCAACCATGCCCCCTGCTCAGTCATGGTGGTACCCAACGACCCCAGCCTAGAGGTTGAAGTGCTGTCTAGGTAG
- a CDS encoding molybdenum cofactor biosynthesis protein MoaE — MQLATPGPVVGSTADSLRVTFAPLSLDEVYTLADAPANGAVVVMSGMVRNHSEGKAVVALEYQAYEPMALEVFKQIAAQIRATWTEATRVVIHHRTGKLAVGDISVLVAVGCPHRAEAFAACQYAIDTLKHNAPIWKKEHWADGSTSWVSIGACESAEQPC, encoded by the coding sequence ATGCAGCTTGCTACGCCCGGGCCTGTGGTAGGCTCCACCGCCGATAGCCTGCGGGTAACCTTTGCCCCCCTTTCCCTAGATGAGGTCTACACCCTCGCCGATGCCCCCGCCAACGGGGCCGTGGTGGTAATGAGCGGTATGGTACGCAACCACAGCGAGGGCAAAGCCGTGGTCGCCCTGGAGTACCAGGCCTACGAACCGATGGCCCTGGAGGTGTTTAAGCAGATCGCCGCTCAGATCCGCGCTACTTGGACGGAGGCTACCCGCGTCGTCATTCACCACCGCACGGGCAAGCTGGCCGTGGGCGACATCAGCGTGCTGGTGGCGGTGGGCTGCCCCCACCGGGCCGAGGCGTTTGCGGCCTGTCAGTATGCGATCGACACCCTCAAGCACAACGCCCCCATCTGGAAGAAAGAACACTGGGCCGATGGTTCAACCAGTTGGGTGAGCATTGGAGCCTGTGAATCGGCAGAGCAGCCCTGCTGA
- a CDS encoding ABC transporter ATP-binding protein, with translation MVKSNQYPQYSDRRQVEFETDFLVIQDLVKAYPSGSGDRNVVLDGINLSIGANEFIAIIGHSGCGKSTLLKIVGGLEQATSGEIFLEGAPIKKPGADRMMVFQQYSLLPWLTVRENVRLAVDEVCDRLSPRDRADLVDEHLAMVNLTAAAAKYPDELSGGMKQRVGIARALAIRPKMLLMDEPFGALDALTRGRLQRQVLDIWERNPQAVMMITHDVDEAIYMADRIVMMTNGPNAHIGEILTVPFDHPRDRTALRESKEYYDLRNHALGFLDSYFEQMT, from the coding sequence ATGGTTAAGTCAAATCAGTACCCGCAATATTCCGATCGACGACAGGTTGAGTTTGAAACTGATTTTCTCGTTATTCAAGACCTGGTGAAAGCCTACCCCAGCGGCAGCGGCGATCGCAACGTAGTGCTTGATGGCATCAATCTATCCATTGGAGCTAACGAGTTTATCGCCATCATCGGCCACTCGGGCTGCGGCAAATCGACGCTGCTCAAAATTGTCGGTGGCCTAGAGCAGGCTACCTCGGGGGAAATATTTTTAGAAGGAGCTCCGATCAAAAAGCCGGGGGCCGATCGCATGATGGTGTTTCAGCAGTACTCGCTGCTGCCCTGGCTGACGGTGCGCGAAAACGTGCGCCTGGCGGTGGATGAGGTGTGCGATCGCCTGTCTCCCCGCGACCGGGCCGATCTGGTGGACGAGCACCTGGCCATGGTCAACCTTACCGCCGCCGCCGCCAAATACCCCGACGAGCTGTCGGGGGGGATGAAGCAGCGGGTAGGCATCGCCCGCGCCCTGGCGATTCGGCCCAAAATGCTGCTGATGGACGAACCCTTTGGTGCCCTCGACGCCCTCACCCGAGGGCGCTTGCAGCGCCAGGTGCTCGACATCTGGGAGCGCAACCCCCAGGCGGTGATGATGATCACCCACGACGTGGATGAGGCCATCTATATGGCCGACCGGATTGTGATGATGACCAACGGCCCCAATGCCCACATCGGCGAAATTCTGACGGTGCCCTTTGACCACCCGCGCGATCGCACCGCCCTGCGTGAATCTAAGGAATACTACGACCTCCGCAACCACGCCCTCGGGTTCCTCGACAGCTACTTCGAGCAAATGACGTAG
- a CDS encoding universal stress protein produces MQLKSRPTALLRQPLSTVPRVSPEAAIKPMIMRLEAALGRRDLAKDIVLLLRPKPPTLDPRVEEQTINFVVGYSGSAHSQAALDLALCAAHQTRLARPNPVVVHVVYVVDKTRPKTIANADRILWQARCLASEWRGSLNAHLRVGQVATELSQVAREIGAEVLLVGCHTAKHQLVRQLDTQTPCSVLGLPK; encoded by the coding sequence ATGCAGCTCAAATCACGTCCCACTGCCCTGTTGAGGCAGCCGCTTTCGACTGTGCCTCGGGTTTCCCCCGAGGCCGCCATCAAACCCATGATCATGCGTCTAGAGGCGGCTCTGGGTCGCCGCGACCTGGCAAAGGATATCGTCCTGCTGCTGCGGCCCAAGCCCCCAACCCTAGACCCCAGGGTAGAGGAGCAAACCATCAACTTTGTCGTTGGCTATAGCGGTTCGGCCCACAGCCAGGCGGCCCTAGACCTGGCGCTGTGCGCGGCGCACCAGACCCGCTTAGCCAGGCCCAATCCTGTGGTGGTGCATGTGGTTTACGTCGTCGATAAAACCCGGCCCAAAACCATCGCCAACGCCGATCGCATTCTCTGGCAGGCCCGCTGCCTGGCCAGCGAGTGGCGCGGTTCGCTCAACGCCCACCTGCGGGTTGGCCAGGTGGCCACAGAGCTCAGCCAGGTCGCCCGAGAGATTGGGGCTGAAGTGCTGCTGGTGGGGTGTCATACGGCCAAGCATCAGCTGGTGCGGCAGCTCGATACCCAAACTCCCTGCTCTGTGCTGGGGCTACCCAAGTAA
- a CDS encoding universal stress protein, with translation METSLSRILVALDGTHRDREVLGFAIAQAQHHNGNLLLVHCLSPLSFAQLNSCIDAGFGLVPSAKRQQWQNQHLKDVSGAWQWLCHYALQAQSQGISAEVLCKVGEADSQICALAQQWQADLVVLGHGSRLLGRTTDYVMQHSPCTLMVVQPKRPAPASWNIPELLDRCQPPENSVGASPGNWPMATQYSQ, from the coding sequence ATGGAAACGTCCTTGAGCCGAATTTTGGTGGCTCTCGATGGCACCCATCGAGACCGAGAAGTACTGGGATTTGCGATCGCCCAGGCCCAGCACCACAACGGTAATTTGCTGCTGGTTCACTGCCTCAGTCCACTGTCTTTTGCTCAACTCAATAGCTGCATCGACGCGGGCTTCGGCCTGGTGCCCTCCGCCAAGCGCCAGCAGTGGCAAAATCAGCACTTAAAGGATGTCAGTGGGGCTTGGCAGTGGCTGTGCCACTACGCCCTCCAGGCTCAGAGCCAGGGCATATCGGCTGAGGTGCTCTGCAAAGTTGGGGAGGCCGACAGCCAAATTTGCGCCCTAGCGCAGCAGTGGCAAGCCGATCTGGTCGTCCTGGGGCACGGGTCGAGGCTGCTTGGCCGCACAACCGACTACGTGATGCAGCACAGCCCCTGCACGCTCATGGTAGTGCAGCCCAAGCGCCCAGCGCCTGCTAGCTGGAACATCCCTGAGCTGTTAGATCGCTGTCAGCCCCCGGAAAATTCGGTGGGCGCATCCCCAGGAAACTGGCCCATGGCGACCCAATATTCTCAATAG
- a CDS encoding cation:proton antiporter has product MESILGMPLPVEDPILIFGICMVVILATPLLFERFKLPGLIGPIVAGVVLGSSVLNVLERGQAIELLGNVGLLYIMFLSGLEINMAQFRKNRDRSFVFGVITFTIPQLAGTLIFHYLLGFDWLAAILIASMFASHTLVPYPIISRLGIMKNDAVVTTVGGTILTDTVALLVLVVVARAFEGELTTMFWVSLALAMAIYIAAVIYLLPPLARWFFRNVEDGGRSEFVFVLAVVFIGAFLARAVGTEAILGAFLVGLTLNRLIPERSRLMTRIQFFGDAFIIPFFLIFIGLLVDVSVLFSSLTAWVVMISMLATNVITKFIAAGVTRRIYNYTAAEGWVMFGLSTCEAAATLAATLVGYELGIIGDDVLNGVVLMIFATCILGPSVVDRFGRQVARQQEEQHYEPRQAPQRILVPLANPSTSEALVNVAALLRDNKSEETVYPLTVIAEESEAEATESSVAAAERLLAHAVVHAVELDLPVNPVTRVARNPASGVVEAAMERRISDIVIGWNGTRSARQRIFGSVIDQMLEQAPQQVWVCRLNHPVNTFQRLVVVLPPVIDHNPGFYEGVRSLKHLAYQLGAKLQVLVVNDGAEPYRQHFEDVPIEVSTGFMEMSTWDEARATLKDSSGDRDLIVLMSAREGTVAYDRVLERLPQTLADSQLSFLVLYPSEKDAQYFGATQPLGLGQLLSQERVRLDLTAATYEEAVDTLLSTAIDRGDPRHESVLKALAFDDVGYASEVLPGVIISHARVPKLKGTQLCLGVHRRGMQRDGQSFGDTRRASQRIHVVVLLLTPAQGTTQDHLTQLATVAQYFSQGTLLDSLMDCTTVDQLQGWFDQQSLVRS; this is encoded by the coding sequence ATGGAATCAATTTTAGGCATGCCCCTGCCCGTAGAAGATCCGATTTTGATCTTCGGCATTTGTATGGTGGTGATTTTGGCGACGCCGCTGCTCTTTGAGCGGTTTAAACTGCCAGGATTAATTGGGCCAATTGTCGCGGGAGTAGTCCTGGGCAGCAGCGTGCTAAATGTCCTTGAGCGCGGCCAGGCGATCGAGCTGTTGGGCAATGTGGGGCTGCTCTACATCATGTTTTTGTCGGGGCTTGAGATCAATATGGCTCAGTTTCGCAAAAACCGCGATCGCAGCTTTGTGTTTGGCGTCATTACCTTCACCATTCCGCAGCTGGCGGGCACGCTGATTTTCCACTACCTACTGGGCTTTGACTGGTTGGCGGCCATTCTAATTGCCAGCATGTTTGCCTCCCATACCCTGGTGCCCTACCCGATCATCAGCCGGTTGGGCATCATGAAAAACGATGCGGTGGTCACCACCGTGGGCGGCACGATTCTCACCGATACCGTAGCGCTGCTGGTGCTGGTGGTGGTGGCCCGCGCCTTTGAGGGCGAGCTGACCACCATGTTTTGGGTGTCTCTGGCGCTGGCCATGGCGATCTACATTGCAGCGGTGATCTACCTGCTGCCGCCCCTGGCCCGCTGGTTCTTTCGCAATGTGGAAGACGGCGGCAGGAGCGAGTTTGTGTTTGTGCTGGCGGTAGTGTTTATCGGCGCATTTTTGGCCCGTGCGGTGGGTACCGAGGCGATTTTGGGGGCCTTTCTGGTGGGGCTGACCCTGAATAGGCTGATACCCGAGCGCAGCCGCCTGATGACCCGCATCCAGTTCTTTGGCGACGCGTTTATCATTCCGTTCTTTTTGATTTTTATTGGCCTGCTGGTGGATGTGTCGGTGCTCTTTAGCAGCCTCACCGCCTGGGTGGTAATGATCTCGATGCTGGCCACCAACGTGATCACCAAGTTCATTGCTGCCGGGGTGACACGACGGATCTACAACTACACCGCCGCCGAGGGCTGGGTGATGTTTGGCCTCTCCACCTGCGAGGCCGCCGCCACCCTGGCCGCCACCCTGGTGGGCTACGAGCTGGGCATCATTGGCGACGACGTGCTCAACGGGGTGGTGCTGATGATTTTTGCCACCTGCATTCTTGGCCCCTCGGTGGTCGATCGCTTCGGTCGCCAGGTGGCCCGCCAGCAAGAGGAGCAGCACTACGAACCGCGCCAGGCCCCCCAGCGCATTTTGGTGCCTTTAGCCAACCCCTCCACCAGTGAGGCCCTGGTCAATGTGGCTGCCCTGCTGCGCGACAACAAATCTGAGGAAACCGTCTACCCCCTGACGGTGATCGCTGAAGAAAGCGAAGCCGAAGCCACCGAAAGCAGTGTGGCCGCCGCCGAGCGACTGCTGGCCCATGCGGTGGTGCACGCCGTGGAGCTAGACCTGCCGGTGAACCCGGTGACGCGGGTGGCCCGCAACCCCGCCTCGGGGGTGGTCGAAGCCGCCATGGAGCGCCGCATCAGCGACATTGTGATCGGCTGGAACGGCACCCGCTCGGCCCGCCAGCGCATCTTTGGCTCGGTGATCGACCAAATGCTGGAGCAGGCTCCCCAGCAGGTGTGGGTGTGCCGGCTCAACCATCCGGTCAACACCTTTCAGCGGCTGGTGGTGGTGCTGCCCCCCGTGATTGACCACAATCCAGGGTTTTATGAGGGAGTGCGATCGCTCAAGCACCTGGCCTACCAGCTGGGGGCCAAACTTCAGGTACTGGTGGTCAACGACGGGGCCGAACCCTACCGCCAGCACTTTGAAGACGTGCCCATTGAAGTCAGCACCGGGTTCATGGAGATGTCCACCTGGGATGAGGCCCGCGCTACCCTCAAGGACTCCTCCGGCGATCGGGACTTAATCGTGCTGATGAGCGCCCGCGAGGGCACCGTCGCCTACGATCGCGTTCTGGAGCGGCTGCCCCAAACCCTGGCCGACTCTCAGCTCAGCTTTTTGGTGCTCTATCCCTCCGAAAAAGATGCCCAGTACTTTGGGGCGACCCAGCCCCTGGGTTTGGGGCAGCTGCTTTCCCAGGAGCGGGTGCGCCTCGACCTGACCGCCGCCACCTACGAAGAGGCGGTCGATACCCTACTCAGCACCGCCATCGATCGCGGCGACCCGCGCCACGAAAGCGTGCTCAAGGCCCTTGCCTTTGACGATGTGGGCTACGCCAGCGAGGTGCTGCCGGGGGTGATTATTTCCCACGCCCGAGTGCCCAAGCTCAAGGGCACCCAGCTGTGCCTGGGGGTGCACCGCCGGGGCATGCAGCGCGATGGCCAGAGCTTCGGCGACACCCGCCGCGCCAGCCAGCGGATTCACGTAGTAGTCCTGCTGCTGACCCCCGCCCAGGGCACCACCCAGGATCACCTCACCCAGCTCGCCACGGTGGCTCAGTACTTTAGCCAGGGCACCCTGCTAGACAGTCTGATGGACTGCACCACCGTAGATCAGCTCCAGGGCTGGTTTGACCAGCAGAGCCTGGTGAGATCCTGA